A window of the Callospermophilus lateralis isolate mCalLat2 chromosome 7, mCalLat2.hap1, whole genome shotgun sequence genome harbors these coding sequences:
- the Gale gene encoding UDP-glucose 4-epimerase — protein sequence MAEKVLVTGGAGYIGSHTVLELLEAGYSPVVIDNFHNAIRGGGSMPESLRRVQELTGHPVEFEEMDILDQAALQRLFKKHSFKAVIHFAGLKAVGESVQKPLDYYRVNLTGTIQLLEIMRAHGVKNLVFSSSATVYGNPQYLPLDEAHPTGGCTNPYGKSKFFIEEMIRDLCRADKAWNAVLLRYFNPTGAHASGCIGEDPQGIPNNLMPYVSQVAIGRREALNVFGNDYDTEDGTGVRDYIHVVDLAKGHIAALKKLKEQCGCRIYNLGTGTGYSVLQMVQAMEKASGKKIPYKVVARREGDVAACYANPSLAHEELGWTAALGLDRMCEDLWRWQKQNPSGFGAQA from the exons ATGGCAGAGAAGGTGCTGGTAACTGGTGGTGCTGGCTACATCGGCAGCCACACGGTGCTGGAGCTGCTGGAGGCGGGCTACTCCCCTGTGGTCATCGACAACTTTCATAATGCCATCCGTG GAGGGGGCTCCATGCCCGAAAGCCTACGACGGGTACAGGAGTTGACAGGCCACCCTGTGGAGTTTGAGGAGATGGACATCTTGGACCAGGCAGCCCTGCAGCGCCTCTTCAAAAAG CACAGCTTTAAGGCTGTCATCCACTTTGCGGGGCTCAAGGCTGTGGGCGAGTCGGTGCAGAAGCCTCTGGATTATTACAGAGTTAACTTGACAGGGACCATCCAGCTTCTGGAG ATCATGAGGGCCCATGGGGTGAAGAACCTGGTGTTCAGCAGCTCAGCCACTGTGTACGGGAACCCCCAGTACCTGCCTCTGGACGAGGCCCACCCCACGGGGGGCTGTACCAACCCCTACGGCAAGTCCAAGTTCTTCATCGAGGAGATGATCCGGGACCTGTGCCGGGCAGACAAG GCCTGGAATGCGGTGCTGCTGCGGTACTTCAATCCCACTGGTGCCCATGCCTCTGGCTGCATTGGCGAGGACCCCCAGGGCATTCCCAACAACCTCATGCCTTATGTCTCCCAG GTGGCAATCGGGCGACGGGAGGCCCTGAATGTCTTTGGCAATGACTATGACACAGAGGATGGCACAG GTGTCCGGGATTATATCCACGTGGTGGATCTGGCCAAAGGCCACATTGCTGCCCTGAAGAAGCTGAAGGAGCAGTGTGGCTGCCGG ATCTACAATCTGGGCACAGGCACTGGCTACTCAGTGCTGCAGATGGTCCAAGCCATGGAGAAGGCCTCAGGGAAGAAG ATCCCGTACAAAGTGGTGGCACGGCGGGAAGGCGATGTGGCTGCCTGTTATGCCAACCCCAGCTTGGCCCATGAGGAGCTGGGCTGGACAGCGGCCCTGGGGCTGGACAGGATGT GTGAAGATCTGTGGCGCTGGCAAAAGCAAAATCCTTCAGGCTTTGGTGCACAGGCCTGA
- the Lypla2 gene encoding acyl-protein thioesterase 2, with product MCGNTMSVPLLTDAATVSGAERETAAVIFLHGLGDTGHSWADALSTIRLPHVKYICPHAPRIPVTLNMKMVMPSWFDLMGLSPDAPEDEAGIKKAAENIKALIEHEMKNGIPANRIVLGGFSQGGALSLYTALTCPHPLAGIVALSCWLPLHRNFPQAANGSAKDLAILQCHGELDPMVPVRFGALTAEKLRSVVTPARVQFKTYPGVMHSSCPQEMAAVKEFLEKLLPPV from the exons ATGTGTGGTAACACCATGTCTGTGCCCCTGCTCACCGACGCTGCCACTGTGTCTGGAGCTGAGCGGGAAACGGCTGCG GTTATTTTTTTACATGGACTTGGAGACACAGG GCACAGCTGGGCTGACGCCCTCTCCACCATCCGGCTCCCTCACGTCAAATACATCTGTCCCCATGC GCCTAGGATCCCTGTGACACTCAACATGAAGATGGTGATGCCCTCTTG GTTTGACCTGATGGGGCTGAGTCCAGATGCTCCAGAGGACGAGGCTGGCATCAAGAAGGCTGCAGAGAACA TCAAGGCCTTGATTGAGCACGAGATGAAGAATGGGATCCCTGCCAATCGAATCGTTCTGGGGGGTttttcacag GGCGGGGCCTTGTCCCTCTACACGGCCCTCACCTGCCCCCACCCTCTGGCTGGCATTGTGGCTTTGAGCTGCTGGCTGCCTTTGCACCGGAACTTCCCCCAG GCAGCCAACGGCAGTGCCAAGGACCTCGCCATCCTCCAGTGCCATGGGGAGCTAGACCCCATGGTGCCTGTACGGTTTGGGGCCCTGACGGCTGAGAAGCTCCGGTCAGTTGTCACACCTGCCAGGGTCCAGTTCAAGACATACCCAGGGGTCATGCACAGTTCCTGTCCTCAG GAGATGGCGGCTGTGAAGGAATTTCTCGAGAAGTTGCTGCCTCCAGTCTAA
- the Pithd1 gene encoding PITH domain-containing protein 1: MSHGHSHGGGGCRCAAEREEPPEQRGLAYGLYLRIDLERLQCLNESREGSGRGVFKPWEERTDRSKFVESDADEELLFNIPFTGNVKLKGIIIMGEDDDSHPSEMRLYKNIPQMSFDDTEREPDQTFSLNRDLTGELEYATKISRFSNVYHLSIHISKNFGADTTKVFYIGLRGEWTELRRHEVTICNYEASANPADHRVHQVTPQTHFIS; the protein is encoded by the exons ATGTCTCACGGCCACAGCCACGGCGGGGGCGGCTGTCGCTGCGCCGCAGAACGGGAGGAGCCGCCGGAGCAGCGCGGCCTGGCCTACGGCCTGTACCTGCGCATCGACTTGGAGCGGCTGCAGTGCCTCAACGAGAGCCGCGAGGGCAGCGGCCGCGGCGTCTTCAAGCCGTGGGAGGAGCGGACAGACCGCTCCAAG TTTGTTGAAAGTGATGCAGATGAAGAGCTTCTGTTTAATATTCC ATTTACGGGCAATGTCAAGCTCAAAGGCATCATTATAATGGGAGAGGATGATGACTCACACCCCTCTGAGATGAGACT GTACAAGAACATTCCACAGATGTCGTTTGATGATACAGAAAGGGAGCCAGATCAGACCTTTAGTCTGAACCGGGATCTTACAGGAGAATTAGAATATGCTACAAA AATTTCCCGTTTTTCAAATGTCTATCATCTCTCGATTCATATTTCAAAAAATTTTGGAGCAGATACCACAAAGGTCTTTTATATTGGCCTGAGAGGAGAATGGACTGAG CTTCGCCGACATGAAGTGACCATCTGCAATTATGAAGCATCGGCCAACCCGGCAGACCACCGGGTCCATCAGGTTACCCCACAGACACACTTCATTTCCTAA